Genomic segment of Alligator mississippiensis isolate rAllMis1 chromosome 6, rAllMis1, whole genome shotgun sequence:
AAACTAAACTTTCCTTTCCTGTCAGAAATCCAGCCCATTTATATGCTGCTCATTTTGGCAGATGGCTTTTCAAATTTTTTGGAATTGTTCAAATCCCTCCTGACTTTCATGCTAGAGAATTAGTGCCTTGATCCAGGCTCTCTAACCAGTAATAATATAATAAACATATATGCACCCAAACAGAAATCTGTAGGTCCAGCTCCTCTCTAGAATACCTGTGAGCATAAAACTCAGTAAATCTAAGAGGTAAGAAGCTTTGCAATTCTTTGATTTTGTTTATATGCCTTTACTGACTGGCCTCCTATCAAATAATTGCTTGGTGTCTGTTGTAAGTAATCTATATAGAGCCAAGAGAGCACACAAGGACAtataaaagctgatttttttttgtcaaaaattactgtatttgttttctttcttaaaggaTTGTGttgggatgtgtgtgtatatcacaACATGAAGAAAGGGAAAATGTGATGTAATGTGGAGAGTTCTATAAAATTAAAGTTTGCAATGAAGTGTTACCCAGACATAACTGCAATAGATTTATACATATTGTCACATGTGTTTTAATGTTTCCTTAATTCCAAAGTTAAAGATTTACCAAAGAGACAGGCAGGAAGGTTTCACCCCAATGGAATGGGGTGAAAGCTTACACAGTTTTTTTTTGAAGAATAAGCAAAAAGCTGTAAGTTCAAGGGAAAGAGAGCGCTTGCTCATCAAAATCTTGTGCACACTAAGATCAAGCATGGTACCCAGCACATGTTGATGGTCCTTGCAGGGCATATAGTGCAAGAAAATTAATCCAGTGCTCCAGCAATCCTTTCAGACTCTGATTACTATGAACTGATATCACagatgaaaaataatattttattttttccatcagtACAGgtagttccaaaaaaaaaaaaattagactacTTATCCACAAGTAGTGTTTATTTCACTGGTTACCTTTCTGATTTGGGCTACACTGTATTCTGATCTATTTCTTAGTATGGTTTAGTTTAATCAGACCAGGccaactgcttaaaaaaaaaaaagcccaattcAGCTTCCAGATACCTTGTGTAAGTTCCGAATAACAATGTTGTACTCAGTTGATAAACTGAATATTTATACCAGTATGAATAAATGCACAATCTGACCTAATGTCAGTGAGTAGAGCAAATCAGTTGGAAACATTTAAACGTTATGATTcagcaatgaaaaataaaattgaatttaCACAACTGTTAGAAATTCCTTCTCTTTGGATTTGCTCTACCTCGTTCCAGAGTGGCTGCTGTACAGTACATTACAGACCCTCTTACTTTGTTGCTATTAATGCTTGTATAGATAAGGCAGTTATTAGGTAGAGCACAGGATGGCTAGAATGGGTGTAACTACTTGGGAATGGAGAGAAGGAAATAAACTGAAGACAAAGGGAGTTGGCTTCAGCTTTTATAACCCTTGAAATGCTAGGTATTTTTTAAACACGCATATGGCATACAAACATTTGCAATACTGATGTTAGTATGTTTTTTACTAGATCATTTTATAGAGGCATTTATATTGAAGGattgactctctctctctggttttcAAAAACTATAGACAAAGATGTGTTCGTGGGGAAGTGAGCTGACAATTTTTTTCCTGTAGAAATTCCTGTGTTTTAATTTCAAGAACAAGAGATATAAAAATGATTATCCATTATTTTGGAAGGTTCAGTAATGCAGTTATCTAAATATTAAAGGGCTAGAGAGTTTGGGACTAGTCAGATCTATTCAAGTGGGCTCAAAGGGCCCAAGTGATTCCTACAAAGGGCTGAGAGAGAACAGTTGGAGATCTGAAATCAGGAAGGAAGTTTGCTCCTCTGGCTCACCTGGAACAGAGGCAGAAGCATAAGGGAGGAAAAGGCCCTGCTCCACCACAGGCTGCTTTGGTCCTAGGAATAGACTCATTATACATGTAAAGCTTTTGTTGAACTGTGTGCCATTGATTGAAGAATAAATTGTGCCTGAAGGAAAACCTTGAAAAGACTTTCTTATCGGATTAATTTATCGGGGACTGGGAAATGGATCAGTAACCATAAAGATCAGAGCTTGGTTAAGGGAAGGCAAGGGATAGAAAAGTAAATATATATTGAATACAAAAAAGTAAAAGAAGCACTATTACAACCTCAGCTTTATTATAAAGGAGATCAGATTAAATGATGTAATGGCCTTTTTTTGGCCTTTATCTATGAATGGATATTTTTACAGGTATTGCTATAAAGGCTGTCAATTAAACAAGCCAAGTAGAAAAAATGTACACAGAATTGGGAATTATAAACAATATATAGAAAGAAAGTATAATCAGATGTATGTCTACCAAACAGCCATTTATAAACTACATGCTGGTGATCACTTCATAATCTGAACAAATAGTTTATTAATTATGATTTACTGGAAGCTGACAACATGCCTCATACTGTATGAGTAAATGCTCAATCCAGGAAACCTGGAGTTGATTTCATAACTTTAGATATAGCCACGCCGATTCAGATAATAAAGAAGCACCTGCTTCTGAATGCCACAAACCCTGAGAAAGTTCATATATAGCTCAAAACTTTGTGTTGCCAAGTCCCTAAATAACCAAAACATACCATTACTAAGGATAGCATAAGCTTGCAGAGAAGAGAGGTTTTTCTGTCCATGGTCTATATCAGAAGAGAGGTTTTGAAGGCAAAGGGGAAGTCTAGAGAAAGAAGTAAAGATAAAAGTGAATTAGGAAGAACTGAAAAGGCATTGTAGCCATTCCTTCTTTCATACCTTGGGAACTCTTGCAAAAAGGGAAGGTGATTGGCTCCCAAGGACACTACACTTCTAACAATTCTGATCTCACATAGTCAGGATCACTTGGTCACTCACATGTAAGAATATACAGAGGTTACATCATGGATGAGGGTCTGGCCTTGCCTTGCTTTGTTATCTGCTCTGCTGTAGATTTGCCAGCTGACATTACAGTCCCCTGGAGCAGTCAAAAACTCAAGAATACAAGGGTCTTGCCATGCCTCCTCTGCCTAAAACTGAATGTGGCGTGTCACAGACACCAAAGTCTTTTGTATAGGATAACATAGCATTGCCTATGGGGACTCTGTGATTGTCATTTGAGGTCTGGGAGACTGGACATCTAGTCTCTTTGTAGTTGCTTTACTGCCATAGCTTATATAAAGGAACCTGCAGCACCAGTGACCAGGGCCTATTAGCAATATTCAACTCTTGCTCTTTATTAAGAGGGCTTCTTATCAAGGAAGTTCTGTAGGTTACTATTAAATAAAGGCATTTGCAATTTGTTTGTAAACCTTCTTCATTTTTGCTGATACAGAACTTctggaaatattattttttatcttAAGTAATCAGGGTTCCGGATACAATGTTTAGATGATGTCTGAGTTAACCTTTCCAAACCAGGAAACGTATGTATCCtgtaattatttattttctttcttaactTTGCTTTTAcctaaaaaaaagttctttgttttgtttaatttctaaactttaatttgttttgcattttgacagttttttttaaagtgagcaTAGAAGAAAGGAAATGAATCAAAGTAATGGTACTATTTGTTGCTTGATACTTGATCTGCCACTGTTTAGCTTGCTTTTTATTAGGACTCTCTCGCATTgaactgagaaaaaaaacaaatctttgtTTCCTAAGTTTACTGCCCTTCTACGTATGCTCTTACTCTGTCAACATCACCAGAATATATGAACACATTCCAGTACTGTATTAAATAATATGACTAATGCTTATATTGTTTGTTCTTGTCTTCTACAAAGCAgaagtatgtgtgcatgtatgcaacACAGCTTTGATAAGGTTTTCATTTCCTTCAGACATACATTTTGCTATGTGTCTGTATCAGAGAATGTAGGTCAAAGAAATTTGCCATGCATGTAGATTGGTAGGTGGTGAAGTTTGTGATGGTCCCTATTTCTTTTGGGAGTTCAATCCACAGGCTTAGACTGACCTCAAGAAAATACTTGAGGGCCAAATCCTGTCTCTAAAACTTCAGCCAATATAATTAGAAATGAAACAAACAATTCCATTGTCATGAAATATTTTAACACAGAGTAACTAGAAATTCTTAGTCCTAAATTTCAATATCCCAATTCAAAATCCCCTATTCTCTCTTGTATTTCACTATATTGTATTTTTTGTGTGTAAACCAGAACAGgtagcagctgtggctggaggtgTGATAGGAGGCATCCTTTTATTCACCCTTATTGGAATAGCACTATATCTGCTTTGGAAGAAGTTATGCTTCCTACCTTCTTATGAAGAACTTGCCAATCCAGTTACTCCACCATGTCTGGAGCCCAGTCTACAGGAACAGAATTTTACCCAATCATCTCCTGCAATTCAACCAAAAAGCACAAGGTGAAAATATTTCTTCCTATCACAGGCTACTGTTTATTAAACCGCATGCCTCTCAACCTGCCAGTGTCAAAATgtaggcagacacacacacacattagagcagtggttctcaatacttttagactcaaggcccttCCCTGTAGACATGAGgtccccctcagaaaatgctactTGTTGGTGAAATTGTATTTATGATCTGTGGACTACAACGTTATCTGGTGATGCTCAGAATGAAATTTTTCAAGAACCTTGCAATCAAGGAATTAATGAAGCAGTAGACCAAAAGAAAAAGTTGGGGGACTAATGTTATGGTTTCAgtctccaaaacaaaacaagcaacaagtattctccccccacccactcgCTTTTACATATTACTTAAGGATTAAAGGGATTTGTCTAAAAATGTGTTTGTATTTACAGAGTCTAGCACAATGATGTGCCAGATTCCTGGTTGGGTGCTTTAAGATCTTCCATAATACAAGCAACTGTTTACAATTTACATAAGCATACAATAAAAGGTATTATGTTGTCTGGTTAAGGAGTGATACAGATATAACTGATGGAAAACTTTGAAATTATAATGATACTAAATACATGTTCCTGTTACCAAGTGTGGTTTTCTTAGTTTTAATGGAAAAGTTGATAGTGGTTGTTGTCATTGAGCAGAACTAGAAGTGTTCCATTCATCATTCCACCAAAAATTCACGCGCGAGACTGGATTAATCTGATAAATGAAGAGCCGATTCAGGAGGACAATGAGCTATGCATGACCCCTCAGTCTGGATCTCGGTCATCTTTTCATTCCTTGGGTATGATGACACTGCAAAGGTGGGATAGACTATTGGAAAGGAAATGATACTGAGTAGCATGTTTGCTGTGAATTTACTACAGTATTCAGCACGAATAGTCCCAACCACTTCCTGTGTTTTCATGCAAAACTGGGCCACAAGAAACAGtcagccctgcctcccccttaTCTTCCACACAAGCAAAACACTGGTAGAGTGCTGTGACAGTGCTCACCTCTCCAGATGGGTGGGCATAGCCAGTTGCAGTTGTTGCACCCTACAAGGGCTGCAGCAACTACTTTCTCCCAGGAGCTGTGCAAAGCAGTCACTGTCTATAACAGTGGTGCCCAAACTTGTTGCTCTGTGGATTGGATCCACTCTGTGGGACCAATCTGGTATTCGCAGGGCTGGGGCCGCAGGCAATATGCACTGAACCAGGCACTGGTCCTGCATGCTAtatggtggctgcagccacagccttgTGTGGGATGGGGCCTGCAATCTCAGCCCTGTGCTGTTCTCAGGATCAAGCCCTGCCACCCATCCTCAGCCCACTTATTCAGGATCAGGCTCATTGCTCCACACCCATGTGCTCCAGATCAGGCCAAGCTGCCTCACACATTACGGATCAGGTCCCATAGCCCCGCCCCACTCCTATGCACTTAGGATCTGGGCCAAACCACCCCACATACACAGGATTGGGGCCAACTGCTTGCCCTCAGCCACACATCAAACCATGCTGTCCCAGACCCATGTGTGCCTGGTGGGGCTGTCATCCACCTCTGTGCATATAGGCAAGATCTTATGCACAGGGCCATGTCATGTGGCCCATAGGGctcagaaatttggtggtggaggacTGGTGGCAGAATTGCTAATGCTccactgccaagtttccagactTCTGGGGATCCCCACAGGCCAAATCACACAGCTCTCCAGGctacatctggcccacgggccctGCTCTGTAATAACAGGAATAAAAGAGATGGGCCCCAGAAATAAACGTTTCCCAAGCTTTGAATTCAGAGAGTTCAAACCTTGAATTTATATGTAGAAGCAGCTTGTCAGTAAACAAGAATGATACATTGTTTCCCTTAAAGTcaacctcttttcttttttttaattttataaagcTGGGGCTTATGTTATAGGATCCATCAATCCAGAACTGTACAAGGACCCTGAAGACAACAGCGAGACAAACTTCCCTGAGGGCAACATTGGTCGTCTTTGGTTCTCAGTGGAATATGAGCAAGAAACAGAAAGGCTCCTTGTCTCCTTGATTAAAGCCAGAAACCTTCAGGCCCCTGCAGGTTCCTGTAGTCCCTTTGTAAAAATCTACCTGTTGCCTGATGAAAGGCGTTTCCTGCAATCCAAAACCAAACGCAAAACCCCCAACCCACATTTTGATGAAAACTTTGTTTTTCAGGTACCTGCTTTTTAACTGGATTTCTGCCTATGATGTTTCACTCTGAATATCAGGGAAATAAGATCAAAGGAAGCAAGATAGGCTAGGTAGTCAAGAGGGCTACATCATTTCATGATGAACCTTTCCCAACACACATATGGCCATGACTAGCTGGTAGAAACTTTCCAATGAAGTAAGTTTTTGCCCAGAAGTGATGATTCATCGCAACTAAAATACTTTGCAAGAATGAATCAGTTTCAACAAACTTCTGTCAAAACATAGGCACGTGTTCTGTTGGACATCTGTCTGCTTTCATGCCAGCTCTAATCAATCTAGTTTGGGTTGCTTAGAGACCCTAGACTTTCCAGGTCAATTACTCCAGGATAGCCCTTCCACATAGACTGACACGGTTGGGAAATTAGTGTTTCCAGAGCTTCAGTCTCTTTGCTGCAGAACCTGGAAGACCTAGGAGTTCTGGCTCCACAGCAGTGAACCAAAATCCTGAGAACACTGACTTGGACTAGGGTTCATAGGGATTCCAAGCTTCCTTATTAGCATGGACtcaggttttctctgattaaaaaaaatccccacattttggattaaaaaagtaacccaaaatccactttttccacgattaaagtgaaacaccactaattatatatgtgtgtgtgtatatctatctacaCGTGCGCGtgtgcgcatacacacacacacacacacacacattagtggtgtttcagtttaaacatggaaaaaagtggattttgggttacttttttaatccaaaaatggggggggggggaggttggggagAGTTATcaaagaaaacctggatccctgctgttTAGTAAGTGGGAGCCTGGCCATCCTGGGAACTCCAGCTCAAGTCAGTGATCTGTTGCAGAACTGAATGACTAGAAGCACTGAAAGTTTTAGCACACACCGGAGAGCTCCTGATTTGAGGATCtctgccatgaaagcaggagccCTGACTCTTGAGTTCTAGGCTCCTGGCTCAGTCATGGGTCCCAGGATCTCATCATGACATTGACAGGGAGCCAGTACACAGAAGGGCCCGGGACCAGATCTGAATCAGGAGCCTCAGAGTCCTGAAAGTTAGACtcaattttgtttcaaaatttcTGACCAcaggtttttattttgaaataattttaatttaataaaatatatagatACCTATTTTATATTGAAATTATATTGATTAAAAATTAGTTATTTAATTAGTTATTTAATGTACTGCAGTAATATATTGAGCTTCTAGTCAGCAGTCATTCTAGCACTGTTATGCTAAGTGTACATCTAAGCACCCAGAACCAAAAGAAAATCCCAGGCTCCCATAATTATTCTGTTTGAACGGTTTTTCCCCAAATAGAAATTTTACATAATTTCTGCTTTTATAAATTAGTAATTTTCAATgcatttttccaaagaaaaatgcATACTTATAAACCAAAAGAAGTGTCAATCATACGAGGTATTTTGCTAGGTATATGgctatacatttatatttttgagTACAGAAACAAGCCTGAAAATAATTTATCATGTGTCCTGATGAAAAACTATGGAGCTATGTAATACATTGCTTTTGTCATGCAAACACCTTTACCTGATCTGTTAATCCGTTAACCTAAAACTACTAATATTTCCCTACTTTTGAGAAgcttaaaaacaaaccaaataatAAACAATCTCTCTTAAATTTGTGAACTGGTTTGCCTCCTTTCAAAATGTAATTCTCTGGCCCTGGAATTACCCTGTATTAAGATTTCAGGTGGGTAATGTCTGTAATTAGTAAAGTGATAGGTTGAAGGTACGGTATCTAGCAACACTACAATGCTAAAAGCATCAGTTTTGAACTACTAGGAACTGCATGCCTTCCCAGGGGATACCAGTTGCTTCTAGAAGTGGAACATTATACAATAACATACTTTCACATCAGAagatttatattaatttaaaaactatTTGAAGTGCATTCTAGAGATTTTACAATTATATTAATACTATTTTTGTTTGGATCCTAAGAACTCTTTGCACAATTGTGACTTCACGCACTTAAAACACTGggcttaaaacattttttcaaattCCAACTCTCCAACAcattccaaaaaaaaatctatcttaaAAATACATGATGATTATATTCTACATAGTGGTATAAATAATTCATCAGCACCCATTTGGATTATATTGAACTACTTTTCCTATTTTTGCACAGGCTTCCAGTAAAACATTACACCAAAGAACCCTGAAGTTCTTGGTCTTTCACACTGATAAACAGAAAAGGCACCACCTCCTGGGCCAAGCTATTTTGCCTTTGAAAAATGAAACACTAACTAGTGACAGCAAACTGGTCATTTGGAGAGATCTGGAGGCAGAAAACCTAGAGGTAGGCAACTAAGGAAAGGGTTAAATAAATTAGGCAAATATTACTCTGGCTTgtgtttttaaattttccatcTTGATGGGCCTACTAGGATGGCTAGAGAACATACAGTAACTGCATGTGGACATGAATGGGACAGAAGAACATGAAATCAAATAATATATTGTTTTGTTAAACCCTGACAATAACATTCAGCTCTACAGAACTTCTGATGTTTCCCCAACCTGGACTTAACACTGGAATAGCTGCATGCATAGAGATCTACCTATTCCACAGCTTGAACAAAATGCAGTAGCTAAGTGTTAGAACATTTTCTGTTGTTATCTCTGTTATAGGCTGCGTACAGATTACTTTCTTCTAGTAGAAATGATTATTCTGGTAGAAAAATAGCCCAGGAGCTATGCACATATTCCTCCAGCCCTAGGCTGGAGTGCTTCATAGCACAGGCAAGCTCTCCAGTAAAGGGGCATTAGAGGGCTGCTCTTTGGGCCAACCCACCCTTAGGAGAGCCCATTACTTGACAgtccgtgctctcccctgcctgggaaggggacaggctgtCAAATGGCAGATGGTAGCTGCTaaacagcagctgccacagactgccctagaagggccccagccccaggaaaatGACCCCCAATCCTGTCAGCCCTGATGGGGACCTTCCAGGTTCTCCCCTGCAGGAGAATAGCCCAGCTCCTTGCACTTCTCTGGGTTGacctggagaagtgcagggtgggtggggagcactCAGCCACTGAAGCAAACCTCCGAGATCCTTGCCAAAGGTGAATGACAGCTGCCTCACCATATACTACTTTGGTCTGAGCCAGAGTAGTGtggggcaaggcaaggcaagggcatTTCACCAAGCActgacactgccactgccacacaaCAGCCTGCTTCATCCTAttctgctctgggcagcaaggagaagttggcagggctgggagccagactTGAGATGCCTTCCCCCAAACACAGTTCCCAGCTTCTCTGCCTTTTAAACTGCAAGTGGAAGCCAGCATGGCTGAGAATCAGACTTACAAGCCCAGTTACTGGCTGTGCCCTTTTCAATTCCCGGCCACACTGTTCAGCTGAGCAGCAAGGGAAAGGAAACCAGTGGGGCTAAAAGCTAGTCTTGTAAGCCCAGCttactgcccctgctgctcagctgagtTGCGGGGAAAGGGAGGGTGCAAGGGGAAGCAGGCGGGGAGCAACACTCCCTACGCCTGGCTCCTAGTGCCTGGAGCAgaggcaaaattccttcctgcttcTCACACTGGGAGCTCTGGTGTGAACCAGGGAGAGAGCatctggggctgctcctcccttTGTCTCATGTCTATGGGATTGGGGAACAGCTGCCTCTTGTTCCTTCTCCAGATGGGGATGACCCTGGTCTCAGGAAGGCAGGGGCCCTTTCTCCTAACTCCACTCCTCCTTGTTCCTAGGAGGAGTTAAACTGGTGAAAAGCTTGCAGACATTATGTCTCCCAGGAGAAGTTCCTGGGAGCaatttaactctggttgttcctgggttatttttctctcaaagcagccatttttgcgcagggagaaaaagcttgaatggctgcacatttttgttttctaatgGGAGAATGGAAATTTTTCTAGAAACTGAGTGTCTGTACATGGCCAGGAATTAAAAAGcgaaggagaaaaaagcaggtcacagcaaaataaaaagaatGCTCTACCTCAAAACATTGTAATTCAAATGTACAGGAATGTTGCAGATGAGCCTTTAAGGAACCTTTTCATTTGTTAGCACTTTCATAACACATCAACAAGTTTGACCCCATTCAAGTAAACCTACAAAAACAGATATTTAGCTGGTGACAAGTCTAGAATTCTTTATATTGCCCAAGGGCTACAGCATTACTTACGCTGGTGCTGAGGGGAGAAAGACTGTGGGAAGTGTGGGAGTATGAAGCAACACTTTGATAATGTGCAATAGAGGGATGGGGGCCACATGAGAGTAGCAGTTAATAAGAGGGTACAAAACTTTTGCTGACATCAGTGTATTTACTCATGTAAATAAAGCCAAAGATTTAGTGTGAGGGAGCATATTGGAATCTCTTGAATAGTACACTGCAAAAACACTTTTGTCTAATAAAACTAACACCAAAATACTGTTCATTGCAAATACAATTAGTAATGAAATACAAAGACATTAGAGTTCATCTTCCATTCTTAAAGTGGCAGAAAACACTAGTGTGAAAGTGTACATCTGTATATGACTGAAGAGAGAGCCTTTCAGTTTAATTTTACCAGTAATCTTCTGCTTACAAAGCCCCCTTCAGAGTATGGAGATATCCAGTTCTCCCTCAGCTATAATGACTACCTGGGACGTCTCACTGTGGTGGTGCTAAGAGCAAGGGGATTGAAGCTACAAGATGAGAGCCTTACTACCAGTGAGTATTGCCTTACTCTCAGTTTACCACTCCAGAATTCCTGTATTAATTTATTTCTACCCTGTTCATCCACCGCCAGGCTTGCATTGACCCCATTTGAATAACTAAACACCAGCATGATTTAATTTCAGAATTAACAGGAGCAAACAGTTTTGTTTTACTGTGCTAACTAGATTTTGATAACTTCTATTTATTGTACCTGAAACTTTGTGCCCACAATTAACTGTGAACATGGTTGTTGGCCTCCAAATCAGACAAGACTACATTTCAGAGATCCATAGGCTCTGAACCCTGGGTTCAAAATAATATCTGAACCCAACTGTGTGACTTCAGTGCACTTCTAGAAGCTTGTGAAGTGTTGTAGGATAGAAAGAGCCGTATggatgtaaaatattttattatgtgGTTAATTTTCTCTGTAATTGCAGCTACTGAAGAGTTGTATAAAGTGCACACAGAGTGAATCTTAGAGCCTTGTTGCATAggaattttgggcagctcctggagctcttagcacctggattgtccacatattaacacctgaaactagttttaagcacttgttatgtggctcaaagaTATGCCGCTATAGGGCAGAATTCACCTGATTCATGTTACCTAGCTTGTTACACTAAAGTGTAGCCAGTCCAGGCTACACTTTAGGGTAAACACCCCACCCGCTTCCCCTGCTAATCTGAGTTGAGCCCCGAACCTCCCCAGtgccccagatccccactcactgccccacTTACTTAGGGCTGCCCACCCTGCCAgtcccagggaagcaggcagggaagggttaacctgtctGCTTGGATGCTgtccctgctgctctctgggcaggtACAGCCAGAAAAAGAGCAGCAACCAggcagctcaggccaggcaaataGGTTAACACTTccttgcctgctctcctgggacatTGGAAGCCACACCtaagcagtggaggggagggcatgggggaagcTTGGAATGGGAGGGTCAGGGATTTGTTCCtttttgtcctccaggcccctgctggtattgctccaaacctgagctagcactaacactgatcaacatttgtgcagctcgcagtgtaaggtgtaacaaggctcttaCTGACAAAGATGAAATGCTGCTGTATCAGGTATCTGTAAACATCCAGACACCAGGCATTGTGTTATAAAATGCTAAAATGATGTTTTCTGAATTCAATATGTAAAATGCAGCATGTAAAAACAAGATACATATTGCATTTTGTTTCTAGAGATGGGTTTgccttgctcaaggcagaactGATATTAAAAACgaacaaacaaaataattttccaaTAAGCAAAGACATGAGGTCAAAAGCCATGCCCTAGTTGTAAAGGCATGGCTTGAAGAACAGCTACTATAAATGGGCCCTAGAGAGCAGAGATAAGGAAGACATttattagggttgtgcgaaacGGTTATGTTTCAATTTGGTTTCGGATTCAgccatttcgaagggacagtgatttgttttggtgtttcagatcactgttccgtttcgattcagtcaaatctgttttggagtttggACACTGTTTTGGTAATTTGGCCATaggcatgggtgtctggtgcttcttgagtcgggggggaggggtcccctggTGCCTGATCCTGCTGattgcagggatgggggtggtcCCCAGCAGTCAGTCTCACTCACTATGAAATCAGTGCTGTTCCCCAGCCGGCACTCGCAGGGGGGACACTGGTGCATCCCTAGGCGTTGCCcctggccataggctataatggggaatcactaaaatgcttAGAACTggttcagatgaaaattgcagggatggtagcccctttggagggcatgaagcctgccaagtttcaaggagataggtacaggggtttttgtgaaacttcaccccaaactgttcaaagcaaatcTTGTgtcgtgtgtgttaaggcaga
This window contains:
- the SYT15 gene encoding synaptotagmin-15 isoform X2 — translated: MSEQVAAVAGGVIGGILLFTLIGIALYLLWKKLCFLPSYEELANPVTPPCLEPSLQEQNFTQSSPAIQPKSTRTRSVPFIIPPKIHARDWINLINEEPIQEDNELCMTPQSGSRSSFHSLAGAYVIGSINPELYKDPEDNSETNFPEGNIGRLWFSVEYEQETERLLVSLIKARNLQAPAGSCSPFVKIYLLPDERRFLQSKTKRKTPNPHFDENFVFQASSKTLHQRTLKFLVFHTDKQKRHHLLGQAILPLKNETLTSDSKLVIWRDLEAENLEPPSEYGDIQFSLSYNDYLGRLTVVVLRARGLKLQDESLTTSVYVKVSLMNHNKFIKCKKTAAVLGSPNPVYNESFSFKTDQKELDTASLSLSVLQKAEGDKSHQLGRVVVGPYMYTRGRELEHWNEMTSKPKELVKRWHALAAAPN
- the SYT15 gene encoding synaptotagmin-15 isoform X1; amino-acid sequence: MHQNSCLVAAVAGGVIGGILLFTLIGIALYLLWKKLCFLPSYEELANPVTPPCLEPSLQEQNFTQSSPAIQPKSTRTRSVPFIIPPKIHARDWINLINEEPIQEDNELCMTPQSGSRSSFHSLAGAYVIGSINPELYKDPEDNSETNFPEGNIGRLWFSVEYEQETERLLVSLIKARNLQAPAGSCSPFVKIYLLPDERRFLQSKTKRKTPNPHFDENFVFQASSKTLHQRTLKFLVFHTDKQKRHHLLGQAILPLKNETLTSDSKLVIWRDLEAENLEPPSEYGDIQFSLSYNDYLGRLTVVVLRARGLKLQDESLTTSVYVKVSLMNHNKFIKCKKTAAVLGSPNPVYNESFSFKTDQKELDTASLSLSVLQKAEGDKSHQLGRVVVGPYMYTRGRELEHWNEMTSKPKELVKRWHALAAAPN
- the SYT15 gene encoding synaptotagmin-15 isoform X3, translating into MHQNSCLVAAVAGGVIGGILLFTLIGIALYLLWKKLCFLPSYEELANPVTPPCLEPSLQEQNFTQSSPAIQPKSTRTRSVPFIIPPKIHARDWINLINEEPIQEDNELCMTPQSGSRSSFHSLAGAYVIGSINPELYKDPEDNSETNFPEGNIGRLWFSVEYEQETERLLVSLIKARNLQAPAGSCSPFVKIYLLPDERRFLQSKTKRKTPNPHFDENFVFQPPSEYGDIQFSLSYNDYLGRLTVVVLRARGLKLQDESLTTSVYVKVSLMNHNKFIKCKKTAAVLGSPNPVYNESFSFKTDQKELDTASLSLSVLQKAEGDKSHQLGRVVVGPYMYTRGRELEHWNEMTSKPKELVKRWHALAAAPN